The Scomber scombrus chromosome 22, fScoSco1.1, whole genome shotgun sequence genome has a window encoding:
- the LOC134004183 gene encoding dynamin-1-like protein: MEALIPVINKLQDVFNTVGADIIQLPQIAVVGTQSSGKSSVLESLVGRDLLPRGTGIVTRRPLILQLVNVDPGDARKNEDSEREGEEWGKFLHTKNKIYSDFDEIRQEIENETERISGNNKGISDEPIHLKIFSPHVVNLTLVDLPGITKVPVGDQPKDIEVQIRDLILKHISNPNCIILAVTAANTDMATSEALKVAREVDPDGRRTLAVVTKLDLMDAGTDAMDVLMGRVIPVKLGLIGVVNRSQLDINNKKSVTDAIRDEHAFLQKKYPSLANRNGTKYLARTLNRLLMHHIRDCLPELKTRINVLAAQYQSLLSSYGEPVEDQSATLLQLITKFATEYCNTIEGTAKYIETAELCGGARICYIFHETFGRTLESVDPLGGLSTIDILTAIRNATGPRPSLFVPEVSFELLVKKQVKRLEEPSLRCVELVHEEMQRIIQHCSNYSTQELQRFPKLHEAIVEVVTSLLRKRLPITNEMVHNLVAIELAYINTKHPDFADACGVMNNNIEEQRRNRMRELPTAVPRDKAPSAGPQGEQDGTGNWRGMLKKGEDTPGSGPGSPLRGAVNLLDVPVPVARKLSSREQRDCEVIERLIKSYFLIVRKNIQDSVPKAVMHFLVNHVKDSLQSELVGQLYKSGLLNELLTESEDMAQRRKEAADMLQALQKASQVIAEIRETHLW; encoded by the exons AGCAGTGGTAAGAGCTCTGTGCTGGAGAGCCTGGTAGGCAGGGACCTGCTGCCCCGTGGGACTGGCATTGTAACCAGGCGACCTCTCATCCTCCAGCTGGTCAACGTGGATCCTGGGGATGCTAGGAAGAATGAAGACAGCG AGAGAGAAGGTGAAGAATGGGGGAAGTTTCTACACACCAAAAATAAG ATCTACTCAGATTTTGATGAAATCAGGCaagaaattgaaaatgaaacgGAGAGAATATCAGGGAATAATAAG GGGATCAGTGATGAACCCATTCATCTGAAGATATTTTCTCCTCACGTTGTCAACCTCACACTGGTGGATCTGCCAGGAATCACTAAG GTGCCGGTGGGTGATCAGCCTAAGGACATCGAGGTTCAGATAAGAGATCTAATCCTGAAGCACATCTCCAACCCCAACTGCATCATCCTGGCTGTCACGGCTGCTAACACAGACATGGCCACCTCAGAGGCCCTCAAGGTGGCCCGCGAGGTCGATCCCGACG GCCGGAGGACCCTGGCAGTGGTGACCAAGCTGGACCTTATGGACGCTGGCACTGATGCTATGGATGTGCTGATGGGCAGAGTCATTCCTGTCAAACTGGGCCTCATCGGAGTAGTGAACAG AAGCCAGTTGGACATCAACAATAAGAAATCTGTCACTGATGCAATTCGGGATGAACATGCCTTCCTGCAGAAGAAATATCCATCTCTCGCCAATAGAAACGGAACCAAATATCTGGCCAGAACCCTCAAcag GTTACTCATGCATCACATCCGGGACTGCCTCCCTGAGCTGAAGACACGGATCAACGTCCTGGCAGCCCAGTACCAGTCCCTGCTCAGCAGCTACGGCGAGCCAGTAGAAGACCAAAGCGCCACCTTGCTCCAGCTCATCACCAAGTTCGCCACAGAGTACTGCAACACCATCGAGGGCACGGCCAAATACATCGAGACGGCAGAACT GTGCGGTGGAGCCAGAATTTGTTACATATTCCATGAGACTTTTGGCAGAACATTGGAGTCGGTGGATCCTCTGGGAGGGCTGAGCACCATTGATATTCTAACTGCTATAAGGAATGCAACA GGCCCGCGCCCGTCCCTGTTTGTGCCTGAGGTTTCCTTCGAGCTGTTGGTGAAGAAGCAGGTGAAACGCTTGGAGGAGCCCAGTTTGCGCTGCGTGGAGCTGGTCCACGAGGAGATGCAGCGGATCATCCAGCACTGCAGCAACTACAGCACACAA GAGCTGCAGAGATTCCCAAAGCTACATGAGGCCATTGTGGAAGTTGTCACCTCCCTCCTGAGGAAGAGGCTGCCCATCACAAATGAGATG GTCCATAACTTGGTTGCTATTGAGCTGGCCTACATCAACACTAAGCACCCAGACTTTGCAGATGCCTGTGGGGTCATGAATAACAATATAGAG GAGCAAAGGAGAAACAGGATGAGAGAGCTGCCCACTGCAGTGCCCAGGGataag GCCCCCTCAGCAGGGCCCCAGGGTGAGCAGGACGGCACAGGGAACTGGAGGGGGATGCTGAAGAAAGGAGAGGATACCCCGGGCTCAGGACCCGGAAGCCCCCTTAGAGGAGCTGTCAACCTGCTAGATGTG CCTGTTCCAGTTGCCAGGAAGCTGTCGTCACGTGAGCAGCGCGACTGTGAGGTCATCGAACGCCTCATCAAGTCGTATTTCCTTATTGTGCGCAAGAACATCCAGGACAG TGTGCCGAAGGCAGTGATGCACTTCCTGGTCAACCATGTGAAGGACAGCCTCCAGAGTGAGCTTGTTGGCCAGCTGTATAAATCTGGCCTCCTCAACGAATTGCTGACCGAATCGGAGGATATGGCCCAGCGGCGCAAGGAGGCAGCCGACATGCTACAG GCGTTGCAGAAAGCCAGCCAGGTGATCGCAGAGATCAGGGAGACACATCTGTGGTGA
- the tnnt2e gene encoding troponin T2e, cardiac, with protein sequence MVNDSKPKPKTFAPPLTVPKIPEGDKVDFDDIHRKRQEKDLSELHSLIEAHFIQRKKDEEDLISLVNRIEKRRAERAEQVRIRTEQEKERQARLAEEKERKEMEDARKKMDDDVKKKKALTNMTQQYGGVQQRQDGKKGAKKQTEREKKKKILADRRKPLIIDHLNEEKMKEKVNEMWQWLLTLEAEKFDLSERLKRQKYDINQLLARVQDHQSAKGRGKAKSRR encoded by the exons ATGGTGA ATGACTCTAAACCAAAACCAAA GACATTTGCTCCACCTTTAACTGTGCCAAAGATACCTGAGGGGGACAAAGTCGACTTTGAT GACATCCACAGGAAGCGTCAGGAAAAAGATCTGTCTGAGCTGCACTCCCTGATCGAGGCCCACTTCATTCAGAGGaagaaggatgaggaggatcTCATCTCTCTCGTTAACAGGATC gaaaaGCGTCGTGCTGAGAGGGCTGAACAAGTGAGGATCCGTACTgagcaggagaaagagaggcaggCTCGTCTTGCT gaagagaaggagaggaaggagatggAGGATGCACGTAAGAAGATGGATGACGAtgtcaagaagaagaaggctcTAACAAACATGACTCAGCAATATGGTGGCGTCCAACAGAGG CAAGAcggtaagaagggagcaaagaagcagacagagagagagaagaagaagaagattctGGCGGACAGGAGGAAGCCTCTCATCATTGACCATCtcaatgaggaaaaaatgaa GGAGAAGGTCAATGAGATGTGGCAGTGGCTGCTGACACTGGAGGCTGAGAAGTTTGACCTCAGCGAAAGactgaaaagacagaaatatgat ATCAATCAGCTCCTGGCTCGCGTTCAGGATCACCAGAG CGCCAAAGGAAGAGGCAAGGCCAAGAGCAGGAGATAG